In Hydrogenovibrio marinus, a single genomic region encodes these proteins:
- a CDS encoding sigma-54-dependent transcriptional regulator: MKPGKILIIDDEKDIRNLMEEIFTEEGYQVTTAANGQQAQKAWREQSADLVFLDIWMPDIDGITLLKQMIDEQVLENSCVVMMSGHGTIETAIEATRLGAYDFLEKPLSLAKLLITAERAMEHIQLHQENRHLKQKIPDQILPIGKSKVIAELRNTIKRLSKYTMPVLVVGESGTGKHRLAEAIHKISDRKDHKIVEINGADFDDQERLLVGEESNGHIFRGEFDRADGGTLIVSNFESLSSHGQDCLTQLIYDNSYSRLGSDRKIQLNVRVIVLTEVDPEELAKSRYIREDLINRLNVMPVYVPSLRQHTEDIPELIDYFVDFFLTTEGLNYREFDLSAKNVLRQYSWPGNFKELKNCIQRLLILGDGEVTDVEVKKLLESNKQDSSLPLATVDTSINLKQAKERFEAAYLSQMLRETGGNVTETAKLSGVERTNLYRKLKTLNIDPKNPK; the protein is encoded by the coding sequence ATGAAACCTGGCAAAATCCTGATCATAGATGACGAAAAAGATATTCGTAACCTGATGGAAGAAATCTTTACCGAAGAGGGCTATCAGGTAACGACTGCAGCCAATGGTCAACAAGCACAAAAAGCCTGGCGAGAGCAATCGGCTGACTTGGTTTTTCTCGATATCTGGATGCCTGACATCGATGGTATCACCCTGCTAAAACAAATGATTGACGAGCAAGTTCTGGAAAACAGCTGTGTGGTCATGATGTCCGGCCATGGTACCATCGAGACAGCCATTGAAGCGACTCGCCTCGGTGCTTACGACTTCTTGGAAAAACCTCTATCGCTTGCCAAACTGTTAATTACTGCCGAACGTGCGATGGAGCACATCCAGCTTCATCAAGAAAACCGCCACCTAAAACAAAAAATTCCAGACCAAATCCTACCAATCGGCAAAAGCAAAGTCATCGCTGAATTGCGCAATACTATCAAACGTTTATCGAAGTACACCATGCCTGTGCTGGTGGTGGGGGAATCCGGTACCGGAAAGCACCGTCTGGCGGAAGCTATCCACAAAATCAGTGACCGTAAAGACCACAAAATCGTGGAAATCAATGGCGCAGACTTTGATGATCAGGAGCGTTTACTGGTAGGGGAAGAAAGTAATGGTCATATTTTTCGAGGGGAATTCGACCGTGCAGATGGCGGCACGTTGATTGTCTCTAACTTTGAGTCTTTAAGTTCTCACGGACAAGACTGCCTGACACAACTCATTTATGACAATAGCTACTCGCGCCTAGGATCGGATCGAAAAATCCAACTCAATGTCCGAGTCATCGTCTTGACCGAAGTTGACCCTGAAGAGCTGGCAAAATCCCGTTATATTCGCGAAGACCTGATTAACCGGCTTAATGTTATGCCGGTTTATGTTCCTTCATTAAGACAACATACTGAAGACATTCCAGAGCTAATTGATTACTTTGTCGATTTCTTTTTGACTACGGAAGGCTTAAACTATCGGGAATTCGATTTGTCGGCAAAAAATGTCTTGAGACAATACAGCTGGCCGGGCAACTTCAAAGAATTGAAGAACTGCATCCAACGCTTGTTGATTCTTGGTGATGGCGAGGTCACGGATGTGGAAGTCAAAAAGCTGCTGGAAAGTAACAAACAAGACAGCAGCCTGCCGTTGGCAACAGTGGACACTTCCATCAATTTGAAACAGGCAAAAGAGCGCTTTGAAGCTGCCTATTTGAGCCAGATGCTGCGCGAAACAGGTGGAAATGTTACCGAAACGGCTAAACTTTCCGGTGTAGAACGCACGAATCTTTATCGCAAGTTGAAAACACTGAATATCGACCCGAAAAACCCGAAATAG
- a CDS encoding sensor histidine kinase, which translates to MANRKKSLFIKQYGWLAIISSLLLISLTVMSQILQNASQFAQVYTSLLFASFVGIAVLFTMLVKTLQRLKRNYRNQIPGSKMTSRLTFLVSLIIGVPLLITYFFSITFVNKGIDQWFDIKTDVALTNAVKLVKITLDDQTRNHLKSTLQAADQYQNALSITPVLTINKLRKQFNIREAALYTLNGELVAYSSQTNDTDLPKTPSAGIFQQIRNDRTYAAIETLASVNQSYQIIRIMVPVYDIFTNKKYALQAVYPIPDQLSSLADTVRLSASQYKERSYLKTPLKTSFTVVLTLLLLLTLVSAILFTIQMFENMVRPLQTLAKGTKAVAEGDYSIAMPVEQNDEMGQLVQSFNDMIQQIARARNEIKFGHQQAEVQKLYLQAIIKNLKSGVLTLDKNMRLKTINDASNYILNADFYKHLGKPLSEVLQRDDSAHLNHFFDEIIPYFNKDTKAWSEQFTFNCKEGEKILLVHGSTLPSLDQKLGGYVIVIEDITALVQAQLHAAWRDVAKRLAHEIKNPLTPIQLSAERLHYKLEDKLDADDQKLLGRMTDTIIEQVNAMQNMVQAFTEYADTPDLEISPFDINALIKDITSMYQDPKSNWQVRYDIDPNCHIIHADAYKLRQLLHNLIKNGIEATENTDKPLILVTTQCLETRVLISVSDNGPGIPEKTRNWIFEPYATDKPKGTGLGLAIVKKIVDEHQGQIQVESELEQGTKFIITLPLNPTF; encoded by the coding sequence ATGGCAAATCGTAAGAAATCCCTATTCATCAAACAATATGGCTGGCTAGCAATCATCAGCAGTTTATTGCTTATTTCCTTGACGGTGATGAGTCAAATCCTGCAAAACGCCTCTCAGTTCGCACAGGTTTATACCTCTTTGCTATTCGCCAGTTTCGTCGGAATTGCCGTGCTTTTCACCATGCTCGTGAAAACATTACAACGTTTGAAGCGCAATTACCGCAACCAGATTCCTGGCTCAAAAATGACCAGTCGCTTGACCTTCTTGGTCAGTTTGATTATCGGGGTTCCACTGCTGATCACTTACTTTTTCTCAATTACTTTTGTTAACAAAGGTATCGACCAATGGTTTGATATCAAAACCGATGTAGCTCTGACCAATGCAGTCAAACTGGTAAAAATTACGCTGGACGACCAAACACGAAACCACCTAAAATCCACATTACAAGCAGCCGACCAATACCAAAACGCATTATCAATCACGCCCGTTTTGACCATCAATAAACTGCGTAAACAGTTCAACATACGGGAAGCGGCGCTCTATACCCTAAATGGCGAATTAGTTGCCTACAGTAGCCAAACCAATGATACTGATTTACCTAAAACCCCTTCCGCAGGGATTTTCCAGCAAATCCGAAATGACCGCACCTATGCCGCAATCGAGACCTTGGCAAGCGTGAATCAAAGTTACCAAATCATTCGTATCATGGTGCCGGTCTATGATATTTTCACCAACAAGAAATATGCTTTGCAGGCGGTTTACCCTATTCCCGATCAGCTCAGTAGTTTGGCAGATACGGTAAGATTGTCCGCCAGCCAGTACAAAGAGCGCTCGTACCTGAAAACGCCGCTTAAAACCAGTTTCACCGTTGTTTTAACCTTATTGCTGTTACTGACATTGGTGAGTGCGATTCTCTTTACCATTCAAATGTTCGAAAATATGGTTCGCCCGCTACAGACCTTGGCAAAAGGGACTAAAGCGGTTGCTGAAGGCGACTACTCCATCGCCATGCCAGTAGAGCAAAACGACGAGATGGGACAATTGGTTCAGTCGTTCAATGACATGATTCAGCAAATCGCACGGGCACGAAACGAAATCAAGTTCGGTCATCAGCAAGCTGAAGTACAAAAGCTTTATCTACAAGCCATCATTAAAAACCTGAAAAGTGGTGTACTGACGCTGGATAAAAACATGCGATTGAAAACCATCAACGATGCCTCCAACTATATTCTGAATGCAGACTTCTACAAACACCTCGGCAAACCATTGAGTGAAGTACTGCAACGTGATGATTCGGCGCACTTGAATCACTTTTTTGATGAGATCATCCCTTATTTCAACAAAGACACCAAAGCCTGGAGCGAGCAATTCACCTTCAACTGCAAAGAAGGCGAAAAGATTCTTTTGGTACATGGCTCCACCTTACCCAGCCTTGATCAGAAACTGGGGGGTTATGTCATTGTGATAGAAGACATTACCGCACTGGTACAGGCACAATTGCATGCCGCTTGGCGAGATGTTGCAAAACGTTTGGCGCATGAAATCAAGAATCCGCTAACGCCGATACAACTCTCCGCAGAGCGCCTTCACTACAAGCTGGAAGACAAGCTTGATGCCGACGACCAAAAGCTGCTTGGTCGCATGACCGATACCATTATTGAACAGGTCAATGCCATGCAAAACATGGTTCAGGCCTTTACGGAATATGCCGATACGCCCGATTTGGAAATCAGTCCTTTTGACATCAATGCCTTGATAAAAGACATCACCAGTATGTACCAAGATCCGAAATCAAACTGGCAAGTTCGTTACGACATTGACCCTAACTGCCATATCATCCACGCTGATGCCTACAAGTTAAGACAACTGCTGCACAACCTGATCAAAAACGGCATTGAGGCGACTGAAAACACCGATAAGCCGTTGATTCTTGTCACCACGCAATGCTTGGAAACTCGGGTACTTATCAGCGTCAGCGACAATGGGCCGGGGATTCCGGAAAAAACCAGGAATTGGATTTTTGAGCCCTATGCGACCGACAAACCAAAAGGTACTGGGCTTGGACTTGCCATCGTTAAGAAAATTGTTGATGAACATCAAGGTCAAATTCAGGTAGAATCTGAGTTAGAGCAGGGCACAAAGTTCATCATTACTTTGCCTTTAAATCCAACGTTTTAA
- a CDS encoding DUF4390 domain-containing protein, translating into MMLLDSIFKQFLLCRRTISHAMSRFLWLGCLACLPISAQCQSEMTEQPSTKGMIHIDQLSDYHENQQLKVDAQVNIVLSQRMQDALQHEIPLTFETELQLNERFNFLGLNLTRDRVHILYKTKLYYFTYNGLYFITNLRNGQTQSFESLKEALNTLGTIDNFMLTDLAELHPNTRYTLKLRLKFDPWNLPSPLLIETLISQDWHLSSGWHDVTIQSPSSWY; encoded by the coding sequence ATGATGTTACTCGATTCCATCTTTAAGCAATTTCTTCTTTGCCGTCGTACTATCTCTCATGCCATGAGTCGTTTCTTGTGGCTGGGTTGTCTCGCCTGCCTACCGATTTCCGCACAATGCCAGTCCGAGATGACGGAGCAACCTTCTACCAAAGGTATGATACATATCGACCAACTCAGCGACTATCATGAAAACCAACAACTCAAGGTCGATGCACAGGTCAATATCGTTTTGTCCCAGCGCATGCAAGATGCATTGCAACATGAGATTCCACTGACTTTTGAAACCGAGCTACAGCTCAATGAGCGTTTTAACTTTCTCGGTCTGAACCTCACGCGTGACCGTGTGCATATCCTCTACAAAACCAAGCTTTACTACTTCACTTATAACGGTCTTTATTTCATTACGAACTTGCGCAACGGTCAAACCCAGTCGTTTGAAAGCCTGAAAGAAGCGCTCAACACGCTCGGCACCATCGACAACTTCATGCTGACCGACCTTGCCGAACTACACCCCAATACACGCTATACACTCAAGTTACGGCTGAAATTCGACCCATGGAACTTACCTTCCCCCCTGTTGATAGAAACCCTTATCTCTCAAGACTGGCACTTGTCTAGTGGCTGGCATGACGTTACTATTCAATCACCGAGTAGCTGGTATTAA